The DNA window ATGGCTACGCGCAAATTACCGTGAGCGACACGGGCATTGGTATTTCCGCCAGCTTTTTACCCTGTGTGTTTGACTACTTTCGGCAGGCAGATGGCGCAACGACGCGCCAAGTTTGGAGGGCTGGGGCTAGGTTTGGCGATCGTCCGCCAGTTAGTTGAGGCGCATGGGGGCAGAGTGGAGGTAGACAGCCCCGGTGAAGACCAGGGAGCAACATTTACGGTCAGGCTGCCGCTCACCCTGGCTCAACCCCCTGCCCATCCAGACAGCCAACCTTTAGAAAATGTCTTCAATCTACAGGGGACTCAAATTTTAGTGGTCGATAACGAGCAAGATGCGTTAGAGGTTGCCCGGTTTGTGCTAGAGCAGGCGGGAGCCAACGTCTTTCCAGCCCATTCCGCAGCCGAAGCCCTAACCTTGTTCTCGCAGGTGAAGCCAGATGTATTGCTGAGTGATATTGGGATACCAGATATGGATGGCTATATATTCATGCAACAGGTTCGATCGCTCCCCCCAGAGCAAGGCTACGGTGTACACACAAGTCGATCGCTGATTCGTTTTCCGAAAACCTGATCCTCCACAACCTTGATTTCTCGTTGCCGGTTCTCAATAAGCCGAGATTATTGAGATTTCAGCCAATTTCCAAAGTTGAGGCAGAGCAAGGGTTTCAGGACTTGTGTTCACAGATTTCCGACTTGTGTGTACACGGTAGCCAGAGCAAGGAGGAGGGGTGTAGGCGATCGCTTTAACTGCCTATGCCGGAGAGATTAATTACCAGCAAGCCATTGCGGCAGGGTTTCAACAACATCTTGCCAAACCCGTTGATCCAGATGCGTTAGTCAGGGCGATTTCCACATTGGTGGAGCAAAATCAGCCTTCCCGGAGGGGGCACAACTGCTGAAGGATACCCTTTAACTGTTCCCCATCTTCCAGATAGGTCACATACTCGTGCTCGCCTATCTGGATGTCTCGACCTTCGAGGTCTGCCCCATAATCATCCGCCATGACAAGGATGGGGGTCTGGCTGCCCATTTCTGTGCTTTGGCGAATGCTTCGCCCGATCGCCATCAATTCATCAATGGATTGGCCGCTCTGGCTGAGCAAAATCAAGTTAAAGGGTTTCCGTCCTCCCTGAGCGCGCTGGAGGGCATCCTCTTCATCGATCGCGATAATGACCTGATAACCCCAATGGTGCAGGTTATCCCTGAGTGCAGGTCGAACATCATCATCCGGTTCAAGGACGAAAATGCAGGGCGCTTCCGTGGGTGGCTGATCCAGCATGTGATAAAGGGTTAACTGCATACGGTTGGAATGAATGGATCGTTATTTTTCTCCTAGTAGACGGTCATATTGAGCTTTGACGGTTTTGAAACATTCACAGGCAGAAGCTTCCAGCCCAGCCTGATTGAGAATCTGGACATGCCCCCGATGGTAGCGAATCAGTTTTCGCTCTTGCAGTTTTTGGGCCATTTGGGTCACCCCTGCCCGTCGCACCCCTAGCATCAGGGCGATAAATTCCTGGGTCAGTGGTAGCTCATTGGAACCAATGCGTGACTGCACTTCGAGTAACCAGCGCGGTAGGCGCTGCTCCAGGGTGTGGAGGGAGTTGCAAGCTGCCGTCTGGGAAACCTGCGCCAGAAATGCCTGGGCATAGCGGAGGAGCAAGTCGCGCAGTTCACGATTATGATCGACCTCCTGCCACAACACTTTCGTATCAATCTTCACCGCATCACCAGCAATCTGAACGACACAATCGGTCTGAATAATTTCCCTGCTGCCGATAAACGCATGAATACCCAAAACATCCCGATTACCCACCATCCCCACCTCTGCGATTGCACCGTTTTGCATTGTGATCGTGATGGAAATGAGGCAGTTGATTGGAAAATAAAGATGGGTCAAGATATCACCGGGTCGATAAATCGATTCACCTTGAGCTAAGGTCACCGGCTTGAAATGGGGTGCCAGCTGATCGAGAACATCAACAGGAAGTGCAGTCAATATCTGGTTTCCGGCGTACATGGGAGCATCAGAGGGCGTGCAAGGGAGGTTCTTCGTCGAGCATTCTTGGGATAAAAGGTCAAAATTTGCTAGCAACAAGCATTTGCCGCCCTATATTGCGCTTTTCCAGTGAGGCAGGCGATGGTCGTCATTAACGTATCAATGTCAAATGGCTTCAGTAAGTACCTGCAAAACCCCGCCGCAGAGGTATAAATTCGATCGCGTTCCTCGCTGAATACCGTAGTCAAGGCGATCGCTGGAATCTGAACATGAAGCGTCGTCTCCAGGATTTTTACTTGACGGATCAGGGAATATCCGTCTTCGTCGGGCAGGAAAATTTCGCTAATCAGGAGGTCAGGTTGAGCTTGCTGTATCTGTTCGATCGCCTCACGGGCACAGGTTGCGATAGTTGTCTCAATTCCATACTGGGCAAACAAAGCTGTCAGTAGCTCACAGGAATCAGGATCAGAATCTACAACAAGCACCCGCAAACCGTTTTGTAGTGAAACCGAATGACACATAGCCAGAGGTAAGTTCCAATTCAAAGGGGTGCAACACGACACAGGGGGAATCATCAATACGGGCTGTCAATTGA is part of the Kovacikia minuta CCNUW1 genome and encodes:
- a CDS encoding response regulator; translation: MQLTLYHMLDQPPTEAPCIFVLEPDDDVRPALRDNLHHWGYQVIIAIDEEDALQRAQGGRKPFNLILLSQSGQSIDELMAIGRSIRQSTEMGSQTPILVMADDYGADLEGRDIQIGEHEYVTYLEDGEQLKGILQQLCPLREG
- a CDS encoding Crp/Fnr family transcriptional regulator yields the protein MYAGNQILTALPVDVLDQLAPHFKPVTLAQGESIYRPGDILTHLYFPINCLISITITMQNGAIAEVGMVGNRDVLGIHAFIGSREIIQTDCVVQIAGDAVKIDTKVLWQEVDHNRELRDLLLRYAQAFLAQVSQTAACNSLHTLEQRLPRWLLEVQSRIGSNELPLTQEFIALMLGVRRAGVTQMAQKLQERKLIRYHRGHVQILNQAGLEASACECFKTVKAQYDRLLGEK
- a CDS encoding response regulator — encoded protein: MLVVDSDPDSCELLTALFAQYGIETTIATCAREAIEQIQQAQPDLLISEIFLPDEDGYSLIRQVKILETTLHVQIPAIALTTVFSEERDRIYTSAAGFCRYLLKPFDIDTLMTTIACLTGKAQYRAANACC